In Malus sylvestris chromosome 15, drMalSylv7.2, whole genome shotgun sequence, a single genomic region encodes these proteins:
- the LOC126602062 gene encoding LOB domain-containing protein 37-like, giving the protein MSCNGCRVLRKGCSDSCMLRPSLQWIETPEAQGHATVFVAKFFGRAGLMSFISAVPDSQRPVLFQSLLFEACGRTINPVNGAVGLLWTGNWHVCQAAVETVLSGGTLRPIPELLGGASTPDEASEADVGGVTISTDMWRLRDPSHNSGSSSRFTSSRSARASSPKRKRSAAADESSTKLLQPQQHADLDLRLTPTPSFKPKPKPETRRPGTPSMNSDESGVSTCFESGFEDQHPYSYAVGTERKLLNLFP; this is encoded by the exons ATGAGTTGCAACGGCTGTCGAGTTCTCCGAAAGGGCTGCAGCGACTCCTGCATGCTCCGCCCCTCCCTCCAGTGGATCGAAACCCCCGAAGCCCAAGGCCACGCCACCGTCTTCGTCGCCAAGTTCTTCGGCCGCGCCGGCCTCATGTCCTTCATCTCCGCCGTCCCCGATTCCCAACGTCCCG TTCTGTTTCAGTCCCTGTTGTTTGAAGCCTGCGGCCGTACGATCAACCCGGTCAACGGAGCAGTTGGGCTGCTCTGGACCGGCAACTGGCACGTCTGCCAGGCTGCCGTTGAGACCGTCCTCAGCGGCGGTACGCTCCGGCCGATTCCCGAGCTCCTCGGCGGAGCGTCCACTCCCGACGAGGCCTCCGAGGCCGATGTCGGCGGCGTCACTATCTCTACCGACATGTGGAGGCTTCGAGATCCGAGTCACAACTCCGGTTCCTCCTCCCGGTTCACCAGCTCCCGGTCCGCCAGGGCCTCCTCGCCGAAACGCAAGCGATCCGCCGCGGCCGACGAGTCCTCCACCAAGTTACTTCAGCCCCAGCAACACGCGGATCTGGATCTCCGGTTGACCCCGACCCCGTCTTTCAAACCCAAGCCCAAACCGGAGACCCGACGACCCGGAACCCCGTCCATGAACTCGGATGAGTCCGGCGTCAGCACGTGCTTCGAGAGTGGGTTCGAAGATCAACACCCGTACTCCTACGCCGTCGGAACGGAGAGAAAGCTACTCAACTTGTTCCCATGA